Proteins encoded within one genomic window of Oncorhynchus mykiss isolate Arlee chromosome 27, USDA_OmykA_1.1, whole genome shotgun sequence:
- the ostn gene encoding osteocrin isoform X2, whose product MCVPDYLKPKMLGCVLLSCLLTVTLFHCSVDSLRLTQESPEYLDPVVLEESGLQARSSEQKAAGALTAKLLLLDHLDRLENDVIETKMKRSFPGSNTPLDRLSISTMDPKGSKQRKVVELPRRRVSVPIDRIGVGRLPSSRG is encoded by the exons atgcTGGGGTGTGTGCTTCTCTCGTGTCTCCTGACGGTGACTCTGTTCCACTGCAGCGTAGACAGCCTTCGCCTCACCCAGGAGAGCCCAGAG TACCTGGACCCGGTGGTTCTGGAGGAGTCAGGCCTGCAGGCCCGGTCCAGTGAGCAAAAGGCAGCAGGGGCTTTGACGGCCAAGTTACTACTACTTGACCACCTGGACCGCCTGGAGAACGATGTCATCGAGACCAAGATGAAGAGGAGCTTCCCAGGGTCCAACACTCCACTGGACCGCCTCTCCATCAGCACCATGGACCCTAAGGGCTCCAAGCAGAG GAAAGTTGTTGAACTGCCACGGAGGCGAGTGAGTGTTCCTATCGACCGGATCGGAGTGGGCCGTCTACCTAGCAGCCGAgggtag
- the ostn gene encoding osteocrin isoform X1 gives MCVPDYLKPKGRDEVCPGPHPPHSHIQGGEPCRAPSIFTDGGCVKMLGCVLLSCLLTVTLFHCSVDSLRLTQESPEYLDPVVLEESGLQARSSEQKAAGALTAKLLLLDHLDRLENDVIETKMKRSFPGSNTPLDRLSISTMDPKGSKQRKVVELPRRRVSVPIDRIGVGRLPSSRG, from the exons GGAAGGGATGAGGTGTGTCCGGGTCCACATCCACCCCATTCTCACATTCAGGGCGGCGAGCCATGCCGAGCTCCCAGTATTTTCACAGATGGAGGCTGCGTAAAG atgcTGGGGTGTGTGCTTCTCTCGTGTCTCCTGACGGTGACTCTGTTCCACTGCAGCGTAGACAGCCTTCGCCTCACCCAGGAGAGCCCAGAG TACCTGGACCCGGTGGTTCTGGAGGAGTCAGGCCTGCAGGCCCGGTCCAGTGAGCAAAAGGCAGCAGGGGCTTTGACGGCCAAGTTACTACTACTTGACCACCTGGACCGCCTGGAGAACGATGTCATCGAGACCAAGATGAAGAGGAGCTTCCCAGGGTCCAACACTCCACTGGACCGCCTCTCCATCAGCACCATGGACCCTAAGGGCTCCAAGCAGAG GAAAGTTGTTGAACTGCCACGGAGGCGAGTGAGTGTTCCTATCGACCGGATCGGAGTGGGCCGTCTACCTAGCAGCCGAgggtag